One genomic segment of Hemibagrus wyckioides isolate EC202008001 linkage group LG08, SWU_Hwy_1.0, whole genome shotgun sequence includes these proteins:
- the LOC131357741 gene encoding uncharacterized protein LOC131357741, producing the protein MTPVWTIILFLNTIPPAQTVEFSRPSFLSVTSGERVTLNCPFGDIRKTDSVVWYKQIFGEMPQKVGEKLLYKDINMSPEFKTSGYKMEMTDHGMSLTISSIKKEYRGFYYCGRFMLENVTLSNGTFLEVAGNEDVNVTVRQHRVLDPVPAGASVTLQCSVLSESRAAELQVLWFRAAPPQSHPQIIYTHHNSSHQCESGSSTHTCVYTFTKNILSLNDTGTYYCAVALCGKIIFGNGTQVQLENFSEYVRTLSPAVIYLTVAVAVCVVVIFTQAFIIYKIRNSDQSTVRHQQNSMVEKTPNQGHGAAELNYSALHFNKKSKRVTRKRDQAANCVYSEVLCTT; encoded by the exons ATGACTCCAGTCTggacaattattttatttctcaacaCAATAC CTCCAGCTCAAACTGTGGAATTTTCCAGACCATCATTTCTCTCAGTGACGTCTGGAGAACGTGTTACTCTTAACTGCCCATTTGGAGACATTCGTAAGACTGATAGTGTTGTTTGGTACAAACAAATCTTTGGAGAAATGCCTCAGAAAGTGGGAGAAAAATTATTGTATAAGGATATTAACATGTCTCCTGAGTTCAAGACTTCAGGATATAAAATGGAGATGACTGATCATGGCATGTCTCTGACAATTTCCagtataaaaaaagaatatagaGGATTTTACTACTGTGGAAGATTTATGTTGGAGAATGTTACACTATCAAATGGAACTTTCTTGGAGGTAGCag GTAATGAAGATGTAAATGTCACAGTGAGGCAGCATAGAGTGTTAGACCCGGTTCCTGCAGGAGCCTCAGTGACTCTGCAGTGCTCGGTTCTCTCTGAGAGCAGAGCAGCAGAACTCCAGGTGCTCTGGTTCAGAGCTGCTCCACCACAATCCCATCCTcaaatcatttacactcatcacaaCAGCAGCCATCAGTGTGAGAGCGgctcttctacacacacctgtgtgtacaCCTTCACCAAGAACATCCTCAGCCTCAATGATACTGGAACTTACTACTGCGCTGTGGCCCTGTGTGGGAAGATCATATTTGGAAATGGGACACAAGTACAGCTGGAGAACTTTTCAGAATAtg TAAGAACTTTGAGTCCTGCAGTGATCTACCTCACAGTagctgtggctgtgtgtgtggttgtgatcTTCACTCAAGCTTTCATAAtctataaaataagaaattctgaccaatccacaG TGAGACATCAACAAAATTCAATGGTAGAGAAAACACCCAATCAG GGACACGGTGCAGCGGAGCTGAATTACTCTGcgttacattttaataaaaaatccaaaagaGTGACAAGGAAGAGAGACCAAGCTGCAAACTGTGTTTATTCTGAAGTGTTGTGTACAACTTAG
- the LOC131357746 gene encoding uncharacterized protein LOC131357746: MTDLWILILIFSTIYSVQPGRRWVTAQSTDPSVYQPDKELSVNIRDSAILRCCIIDKEVGLMVWFKQTYRKKPQIIVSVFKSGGAVFHTGFQKSRYWIERSSNCCKMIILSVIQSDEAMYYCAVTRPNLVFADGTYLKIKGENFTIESETSKPAVSDNSVVCEPTTANDTNMNTQDKTVSEMNRSLHWTVFGLGTALGLCALLIFCLTYYILRRIINDNCRLNASTENCVEMRQESETETLNYAALQFSKKKAKAGRKDTSLDTLCVYSDVNKAIKYNVNAS; the protein is encoded by the exons atgactgaTTTATGGATTTTAATTTTGATCTTCAGCACCATAT aTTCAGTCCAACCTGGTAGACGCTGGGTTACTGCACAATCCACTGACCCATCAGTTTATCAGCCTGATAAAGAGCTCAGTGTGAATATCAGAGACTCGGCTATTCTACGATGTTGTATTATAGATAAAGAAGTTGGGTTGATGGTCTGGTTTAAGcaaacatacagaaaaaaacCTCAGATTATAGtatcagtatttaaaagtgGTGGAGCAGTGTTTCACACTGGATTCCAAAAGTCTCGGTATTGGATAGAACGTTCTTCAAACTGCTGCAAAATGATAATTTTAAGCGTCATTCAGTCTGATGAAGCCATGTACTACTGTGCAGTGACGAGACCCAACCTTGTGTTTGCAGATGGAacttatttaaagattaaag GTGAGAATTTTACTATAGAATCAGAAACATCTAAACCAGCTGTGAGTGATAATTCAGTGGTGTGTGAACCAACCACTGCTAACGACactaacatgaacacacaagaCAAAACAG TATCAGAAATGAACAGATCTCTACATTGGACAGTGTTCGGTTTGGGAACGGCTTTGGGTTTGTGCGCACTTCtgattttctgtctcacttATTACATACTGAGGAGAATAATAAATGACAATTGTAGAT TAAATGCTTCTACAGAAAACTGTGTGGAAATGAGGCAG GAATCTGAAACGGAAACACTGAATTATGCAGCTTTACAATTCTCTAAGAAGAAAGCCAAAGCTGGAAGAAAGGATACTTCACTGGATACCCTGTGTGTGTACTCCGATGTGAACAAAgctataaaatataatgtaaatgctTCATAA
- the LOC131357738 gene encoding uncharacterized protein LOC131357738 isoform X1 — MLYPDHRLKLLLLMIWIIVILFNKTDSTENNDISQPDPLIAADVGDNVTLRCFTLENDISGYIIWYQQKIGHEPRIIVSDQHEYIYENEFKPPKFNIEKEKRNYHLKIAHVEPSDEAMYYCGYRTFLTRFGNGTFLAVRGNEDVNVTVRQHRVLDPVPAGASVTLQCSVLSESRAAELQVLWFRAAPPQSHPQIIYTHHNSSHQCESGSSTHTCVYNFTKNILSLNDTGTYYCAVALCGKIVFGNGTQVQLVRSPDPAVIFLTVALAVSVVVIFALIVALTRKRSTGEQHSVRLKPGSVTDKTLNQDCDTVEVNYAAICFNERRAKRGRVKKQTQDIIYSDVRGLSVT, encoded by the exons ATGCTTTACCCAGACCACAGActgaagctgctgctgctgatgatctGGATTATAGTGAtactttttaataaaactg ATTCTACAGAGAACAATGATATCTCTCAGCCTGACCCACTGATCGCTGCTGATGTTGGTGATAATGTGACTCTGCGCTGCTTTACACTGGAAAATGATATCTCTGGATACATCATTTGGTATCAGCAAAAAATCGGACACGAGCCTCGCATAATAGTTTCAGATCAACATGAATACATATATGAAAATGAGTTCAAGCCACCGAAATTCAACAtcgagaaagaaaaaaggaactACCATTTAAAAATCGCTCACGTGGAACCATCAGATGAAGCCATGTATTACTGTGGATATAGAACATTTTTAACGAGGTTTGGAAATGGAACATTTTTAGCAGTCAGAG GTAATGAAGATGTAAATGTCACAGTGAGGCAGCATAGAGTGTTAGACCCGGTTCCTGCAGGAGCCTCAGTGACTCTGCAGTGCTCGGTTCTCTCTGAGAGCAGAGCAGCAGAACTCCAAGTGCTCTGGTTCAGAGCTGCTCCACCACAATCCCATCCTcaaatcatttacactcatcacaaCAGCAGCCATCAGTGTGAGAGCGgctcttctacacacacctgtgtgtacaACTTCACCAAGAACATCCTCAGCCTCAATGATACTGGAACTTACTACTGCGCTGTGGCCCTGTGTGGGAAGATCGTATTTGGGAACGGGACACAAGTACAGCTGG TGAGATCTCCGGATCCTGCAGTGATCTTCCTCACTGTAGCTTTGGCAGTGTCTGTGGTTGTGATCTTCGCTTTGATCGTTGCCCTAACCCGTAAAAGGAGCACAGGTGAACAACACAGTG TGAGATTAAAACCAGGTTCTGTGACAGACAAGACTCTCAATCAG GACTGTGACACTGTGGAGGTGAATTACGCTGCCATATGTTTCAATGAGAGGAGAGCCAAAAGAGGAAGAGTCAAGAAACAAACTCAAGATATCATATATTCTGATGTACGAGGTCTTTCAGTAACTTAG
- the LOC131357738 gene encoding uncharacterized protein LOC131357738 isoform X2, with the protein MLYPDHRLKLLLLMIWIIVILFNKTDSTENNDISQPDPLIAADVGDNVTLRCFTLENDISGYIIWYQQKIGHEPRIIVSDQHEYIYENEFKPPKFNIEKEKRNYHLKIAHVEPSDEAMYYCGYRTFLTRFGNGTFLAVRGNEDVNVTVRQHRVLDPVPAGASVTLQCSVLSESRAAELQVLWFRAAPPQSHPQIIYTHHNSSHQCESGSSTHTCVYNFTKNILSLNDTGTYYCAVALCGKIVFGNGTQVQLVRSPDPAVIFLTVALAVSVVVIFALIVALTRKRSTGEQHSE; encoded by the exons ATGCTTTACCCAGACCACAGActgaagctgctgctgctgatgatctGGATTATAGTGAtactttttaataaaactg ATTCTACAGAGAACAATGATATCTCTCAGCCTGACCCACTGATCGCTGCTGATGTTGGTGATAATGTGACTCTGCGCTGCTTTACACTGGAAAATGATATCTCTGGATACATCATTTGGTATCAGCAAAAAATCGGACACGAGCCTCGCATAATAGTTTCAGATCAACATGAATACATATATGAAAATGAGTTCAAGCCACCGAAATTCAACAtcgagaaagaaaaaaggaactACCATTTAAAAATCGCTCACGTGGAACCATCAGATGAAGCCATGTATTACTGTGGATATAGAACATTTTTAACGAGGTTTGGAAATGGAACATTTTTAGCAGTCAGAG GTAATGAAGATGTAAATGTCACAGTGAGGCAGCATAGAGTGTTAGACCCGGTTCCTGCAGGAGCCTCAGTGACTCTGCAGTGCTCGGTTCTCTCTGAGAGCAGAGCAGCAGAACTCCAAGTGCTCTGGTTCAGAGCTGCTCCACCACAATCCCATCCTcaaatcatttacactcatcacaaCAGCAGCCATCAGTGTGAGAGCGgctcttctacacacacctgtgtgtacaACTTCACCAAGAACATCCTCAGCCTCAATGATACTGGAACTTACTACTGCGCTGTGGCCCTGTGTGGGAAGATCGTATTTGGGAACGGGACACAAGTACAGCTGG TGAGATCTCCGGATCCTGCAGTGATCTTCCTCACTGTAGCTTTGGCAGTGTCTGTGGTTGTGATCTTCGCTTTGATCGTTGCCCTAACCCGTAAAAGGAGCACAGGTGAACAACACAGTG AATGA